GAATTCAGATACAACGTCTGTAAAAGTCTTTGACGGGCAGTGGTGGCATTCGTCAATTATCAGGAAACCCACCTTGTCTTTGACTAAGTTTAAGCTATTCACCAAGGAGTTAATAATCCCAATAGTAAGCTGCTTTCCTACCGTCTTTTTGCCCTCACCAATTAAACCGATTTCCTTTTCGGATAAGCCTAAGTATTCAATAGCTCTCTGTTTCCACTGGTGTAAAAGCTCTTTAGTATGAACCACCACAAGGGCAGGCTGTATGCGCTCTGTTATGGCCTTTAAGGCTATAACTGTTTTTCCTGAGCCAGTGGGAGCATGAAGTACCCCATGATTCTTTGACAGGATGGCTGTGACGGCCTTTTTCTGGTAGTGGTGGAGATTGCCCTTAAATGAGAAGGAAACCTCCGGTAAGGTCAATATCCCCGACTTTATAGTATATTTAATGCCATACATAGCAAGCACTCTCATAAACTGATAAATAAACCCACGTGGAATAACTGCATAATCCCCGTCACACCATATAAAATAAAGTAGCTCCGGTGTGTTGCCGTTCCAACGGCCATATTTAATATTTTCCTGATAAGCGGGATTCTTAAAGCGAAGGCGGCTTTTTAGCTCTATCAACGCCGGTTCAGGCAGGTCGGCAAGTTTAATCCTAATATCATTGTTTACGTTAATTTCCATGCTTAACCTTCAATCCTCTCTGTATTAGTAACTGCGCCTCCCAAAATACCCTTTACTTTGTTTACTTGCATCAGGTGGGCTGCAGATACACCTTTAAGACTTTTCACCTCATTGTGCGTGTAAACCGGCTCTCTTATGCCTTTATTCCTCAAAGCCTGTACCTCAGCATCATCTAATACTACCCACACATTACATTCAAGAGTTTTTGAATAAAGAAGTATGGAAACGGCCTCAGGTTTGAGTACGGCAACAGCCCACATGTAAAGACGTTTGATACCTTCTAACGTCTCAATGCAAGCGGAGAGGTTTTCCTCATCACGGTACTTTTTAAAAGTCTCTGAGAGCGTTTCTATTTCAGAGTAAACATCCGGTAAAGATTCTTTAATTTCATTACTTGTAATCAGAAAACCGGCAATAAACTCTTTTAGTTTGCTTCTCTCTGAATCTATAACCTCAACAACAGGTCTTACCTTACCGTTATCTATAAGCGGTTTAAGCGATTCAGGGTCTAAGGCTTTGAAGGTATCTCCTTCATTAATACTTACCTTGCCTTTCGATGTTTTAAAAGTTATGGATTCGTATGCAACAAATTTCATAGAGTCACCTCCGCTTCAAATAAATCTAAATTAATATGGTCTTTTGTAGAAACAGCGCTTGAAGTGGCAATGTCGCATAGAGCCTTATTTAATGCGGGTTTATCCTCTGCAACATCGTTTTTTATATGTTGCATGATGTTGCATGTTGCAGTAGAAGTGGCAAGGTTAGAAGGGAAAAACCTGCTATAAACGTCTCTGACATGCTCAAGTGTGAAAAAGTAAGATTGCTTATTGCCTATCCTGTTTCCAATGCGTTCATATAGATTTAAGCGTGTAAGCGCCCTGCCTACCCATGTTGTTTTTGATTTCTCAGTTCTGAACAGGCTGTCTGCATCTGTCATGTTCAATGCAATTTCAGAAGCGGTAAACTGTCCGCAGTCGGTTTCCGATAGCAACTTAAACAAAGCTTCAAAGAGTGTTAATTCTCTTTCGTCAAGGCCGCTCTGTGTCTGCTGCATTGACTCAAGGAATACTGATAGAATATCGGCAATTTCAATCTCGGATACCTGCTCAAGACAAAGTATAGTTTCAAGTGGCCGCCAAAGCTCTTTAACACGCTGAGTAACACCGGCTCCGGTTTTGGGATAAATTCGCCGTACATCCAGCCAACGTGTAAGTAAAAGCCGGTAGAGCTTATCCCGTAAATCAGGCCATACCGATAGGTGAGGTTCAGGGTATGGATAATCCTTTAAAGCTCGAAGCATTGTAATCATGACACAGCGGTCTTTTAAATCGGAATCTATTTCCCTTATGCTCGCAAAAACTTTCGGTGCGTATGTGTTAAACTCAATAACCTTTCGTGTTTTGTTGGAGATGTCCACAATCCTTCTATTGCCACCGTCCGGTGTGTATGAATCGGCCAAAATGCCTAGAATTTCTGTGTTCTTAGGGTCGCTAAGGGCTTCGGCTTGGTCATTCAAGAAAGTACCTCTAACTCCGTCTATCGAATCTGCTAAGGCTGCCACAGATACACCTTTTATTTTCATAGCATTAAAAGACAGTCTGAAAAGAACGTCAAGTAATCGTGATTTACCGCTTTGCTTCTTGCCATAAACAAAAACAAAGGGATAAGCGTTAAATTGCCGGTGAAAATACGTACCGATAATCCATGCTGCCACAAGCCCGTAAAACGGCTCCTTGGGGAGCTCTAAGTATTGTTTAAGGGTTGCTTTTACCTCTTGATAAACGCTCTGTACAACTGGATTTTCGATAAACTCATTTATTTTTCGCTTTTCCCATCTGTCGTTAACGTTAACCAACGTGCGGCCTCTTAAATCGAAAACAATCTTTTTACCTTTTGTTTCATAAAAGGTACCGGTACATAGCTCATAACCACCATCTGAAGCCACGATAAAGAAGTTAACGTCTTGTGGTGAATTATCGGCAACAATGGTCTCACGAAAACCTAACGTGACGAAATCCTCTTTAACGTCGTATGCAGCATGAACGATTTCTATGTTTTCTGAAACCGATACTACTTTTTGAGGAGTCCTCAATTTTTTAACTTCAACCTCAATGCTCTTCTTAGGGATTTTCAGAACTGTAGCAAGCCTTGAAATGTGCAAACTTCGGAGCGCTTCACTTTCGATTTTTGAAATATCGGTAATTATCAATTGAAGACTACTGATATTGGCAGCTTTAATTTGTTCTTCAAGGGCTATATCTGCTTTTGGGCTTTCTTTGCCATGCTCCGGTGTTTTATTAAATAACTCATAAACTTTTTCCTTCACAGTTTCTTTTTCAGTCACAGAACACCTCTTTGTATAGGTCAAACCTCTCAAGTTCAGTACCCAACTGCAAAACATCAAGTTGGCATATAATTTCTTGCTCCTCATAATACAGTGGAGCGATTTTCTCAACATCCCCTATGGTCTTTGCCTCTGCACGCAAGCGGTTGAGAATGCGCAGCTTTGCAAGCAAAAGATTTTCATATACGGACATAATCAAACGATAAATTTTGTATGATTCGTCTTTTTTCATCCTAAGCGGATCATGCTTAGGTGGTTTGCCTTCGGCAATACCTAAGATTCTAAGTGCTCCGACAAAATCGGTCTTATGGTATAACTTCACGAACTCGACTGAATCGCCGCCTGCTCCACAGCCAAAGCAGTGAAAACGGTTCCGTTCAGAGTCAACTTTGAAACTTGCGGTTTTTTCGCCATGTAGAGGACAGCAAGCCCACAGGTGCTTACCCTTGCGTGTTAAGGCAAGCCCGGCGGGTAAAACGGTTACAATGTCTGGCTTCTGCAAATCCGCCATATCACTTTCCCGCCTTCAGAGCCATCATTTGTGCTTTAAGTGACCGGAGGGAATTCACAAAGTCCAAAACCGGCACGGGTTTATTATCGTTGTAATCCCCAACAACTTTATAGGTCTCATCACTAACTGGAAAATTAAAAGCGATATGACCGGTGCTGCCGTGGGGTATAAGCTCCGGCTTAATACCTCTGCAATTCAGGTAAGCTGATAAATTAATGTCATTGACGGGGATTTTCTGTACACTTCCTTTTACCATTCAATACCTCTTGTTTCGTTTTGTAACACTGGTTTAAAACCTATTTTTATGCTATCACAAGCTTTTTTTAGTGTCACGAAACTTAGGAGGGGGGGCTTAAATAAAATAAGAGGGGGGTCTTATTTTTCTCGATTTATTCTTTATTATTAAGAAGTTATGTTTTTGATATAATAGTTTTATATATATTCTTTATAGCCACTTTCAATCAACTCTAACGCTTCTTTATAGTAATGCTCTATATTTTTCTCATCAAGTAGTTTAACCACGTTTTTG
Above is a genomic segment from Nitrospirae bacterium YQR-1 containing:
- a CDS encoding DEAD/DEAH box helicase — protein: MEINVNNDIRIKLADLPEPALIELKSRLRFKNPAYQENIKYGRWNGNTPELLYFIWCDGDYAVIPRGFIYQFMRVLAMYGIKYTIKSGILTLPEVSFSFKGNLHHYQKKAVTAILSKNHGVLHAPTGSGKTVIALKAITERIQPALVVVHTKELLHQWKQRAIEYLGLSEKEIGLIGEGKKTVGKQLTIGIINSLVNSLNLVKDKVGFLIIDECHHCPSKTFTDVVSEFNSAYMLGLSATPYRRDGLTRVIYFYLGDKIHEIESKVLQDSNHVITATLEVVETGFDYPYNDDYSAMITALTKDTDRNALITETVLNNLDGDNGIALVLSERKEHCLELQDRLLDHRVKAALLLGDTGTKERKQTIAGLNAGAYKALVATSSLIGEGFDLPAISSIFLTTPVKFQGRLTQYVGRALRTAKGKTGAKVFDFVDLNGVLQASFRSRLHTYERLGVII
- a CDS encoding DUF5659 domain-containing protein, translated to MVKGSVQKIPVNDINLSAYLNCRGIKPELIPHGSTGHIAFNFPVSDETYKVVGDYNDNKPVPVLDFVNSLRSLKAQMMALKAGK
- a CDS encoding CHC2 zinc finger domain-containing protein, coding for MADLQKPDIVTVLPAGLALTRKGKHLWACCPLHGEKTASFKVDSERNRFHCFGCGAGGDSVEFVKLYHKTDFVGALRILGIAEGKPPKHDPLRMKKDESYKIYRLIMSVYENLLLAKLRILNRLRAEAKTIGDVEKIAPLYYEEQEIICQLDVLQLGTELERFDLYKEVFCD